A portion of the Microbacterium hominis genome contains these proteins:
- a CDS encoding MFS transporter permease: protein MWLRRAFFAWLVPAAFLLPVWLLVGWGVFNAGGWAFLWVLFLAIPGVFIWQLILTFLVRARGTVRAHRAVSWWDIAGFTVWHGLVIALGFFNPEWWAPVLVLALLAGVGMLWLELWQLWSEAKPTRTVLRTAEGVAYIPPTAEEGPEATASAHEVFVVTEKERRPRA, encoded by the coding sequence ATGTGGCTCCGACGCGCATTCTTCGCCTGGCTCGTTCCCGCGGCTTTCCTGCTGCCGGTCTGGCTTCTGGTCGGATGGGGCGTGTTCAACGCCGGCGGCTGGGCGTTCCTGTGGGTGCTGTTCCTCGCGATCCCCGGTGTCTTCATCTGGCAGCTGATCCTCACCTTCCTGGTCCGTGCCCGCGGCACGGTCCGCGCCCACCGTGCCGTGTCGTGGTGGGACATCGCCGGGTTCACCGTCTGGCATGGCCTGGTCATCGCGCTCGGGTTCTTCAACCCCGAGTGGTGGGCACCCGTGCTGGTGCTCGCCCTCCTCGCGGGCGTGGGCATGCTGTGGCTCGAGCTGTGGCAGCTGTGGAGCGAGGCGAAGCCGACGCGCACGGTGCTGCGCACAGCCGAGGGCGTCGCCTACATCCCTCCGACGGCGGAGGAAGGGCCGGAGGCCACCGCCTCTGCGCACGAGGTCTTCGTCGTCACGGAGAAGGAGCGGCGCCCCCGCGCCTGA
- the rplS gene encoding 50S ribosomal protein L19, whose translation MQILDAVDAASLRSDIPAFNAGDTVKVHVNITEGNRSRIQVFQGVVIGRSGDGVRETFTVRKISFQVGVERTFPVHSPVIDHIEVVTRGDVRRAKLYYLRNLRGKKAKIKEKREN comes from the coding sequence ATGCAGATCCTCGACGCCGTCGACGCGGCTTCGCTCCGCTCCGACATCCCCGCATTCAACGCCGGCGACACCGTCAAGGTGCACGTCAACATCACCGAGGGCAACCGCTCGCGTATCCAGGTCTTCCAGGGCGTCGTCATCGGCCGCTCGGGCGACGGTGTGCGCGAGACGTTCACGGTTCGCAAGATCAGCTTCCAGGTGGGCGTCGAGCGCACCTTCCCGGTGCACTCCCCGGTGATCGACCACATCGAGGTCGTCACCCGCGGTGACGTGCGTCGCGCGAAGCTGTACTACCTGCGCAACCTCCGCGGCAAGAAGGCCAAGATCAAGGAGAAGCGCGAGAACTGA
- the lepB gene encoding signal peptidase I: MTTEKASPAAPAPSAADSAGTAGRRRRGALTFLRDVLVIVLIAVLVSFLVKTFLVRSFYIPSGSMKDTLQIDDRILVDEITPVFSEYSRGDVVVFRDPGGWLPVSIAPARPGIVEAVDWALALVGLSAPDSDDHLVKRVIGLPGDHVVCCNTLGQITVNGAAIDESEYVRLPTPDADASGDPFDVVVPADSLWVLGDNRYQSKDSRYNTDQPGRGFVPVENVVGRAFLITWPFDRFGLLADQGDEFAAVPDAEEAPAP; encoded by the coding sequence ATGACGACCGAGAAGGCTTCCCCGGCGGCCCCCGCCCCCTCGGCGGCGGATTCCGCGGGCACCGCGGGACGGCGTCGACGCGGGGCGCTGACGTTCCTGCGCGACGTGCTGGTGATCGTGCTCATCGCGGTGCTGGTGTCGTTCCTGGTCAAGACGTTCCTCGTACGGTCGTTCTACATCCCCTCCGGATCGATGAAGGACACCCTGCAGATCGACGATCGGATCCTGGTCGATGAGATCACGCCGGTCTTCAGCGAATACTCCCGCGGCGACGTCGTCGTCTTCCGTGACCCGGGCGGGTGGCTGCCCGTCTCGATCGCGCCCGCGCGCCCCGGCATCGTGGAGGCGGTGGACTGGGCGCTCGCCCTCGTGGGGCTGTCAGCGCCCGATTCCGACGACCATCTCGTCAAGCGCGTCATCGGGCTGCCCGGCGATCACGTCGTGTGCTGCAACACGCTCGGACAGATCACCGTGAACGGGGCGGCGATCGACGAGTCGGAATATGTGCGCCTGCCCACACCCGATGCCGACGCCTCGGGTGACCCGTTCGATGTCGTGGTGCCGGCCGACAGCCTCTGGGTCCTGGGGGACAACCGCTATCAGTCGAAGGACTCGCGGTACAACACCGATCAGCCCGGCCGGGGCTTCGTCCCGGTGGAGAACGTCGTCGGGCGCGCGTTCCTCATCACGTGGCCGTTCGATCGGTTCGGTCTGCTCGCCGACCAGGGCGACGAGTTCGCCGCTGTGCCGGATGCGGAGGAGGCCCCCGCGCCGTGA
- a CDS encoding ribonuclease HII yields MTVVEPRLTLERRLLKEHALVIACDEVGRGALAGPVAVGAAVIDAPRSRKRVPLGLRDSKLVPEARRPDVAGRASAWAAASAVGWASATEIDEVGIMRALGLAALRAIGDLRAHGVIAEEAVVILDGNYDYITPAGGGGLTVRPVIKADRDCASVAAASVIAKVARDTLMTQLHEDLPAYRWARNKGYASPDHRAAISEHGLSAHHRASWAIADAPTLF; encoded by the coding sequence GTGACGGTCGTCGAGCCTCGTCTGACCCTGGAGCGCCGGCTGCTCAAGGAGCACGCTCTCGTGATCGCGTGCGACGAGGTGGGGCGCGGTGCGCTTGCCGGGCCCGTCGCCGTCGGCGCCGCCGTCATCGATGCGCCGCGATCGCGCAAGCGCGTCCCGCTCGGGCTGCGCGATTCCAAACTCGTGCCCGAAGCCCGCCGGCCCGACGTCGCCGGACGTGCCTCGGCATGGGCGGCTGCCAGCGCCGTCGGCTGGGCGAGCGCGACGGAGATCGATGAAGTCGGCATCATGCGGGCGCTCGGCCTCGCGGCGCTTCGGGCGATCGGCGACCTTCGCGCACACGGGGTGATCGCCGAGGAGGCCGTCGTCATCCTCGACGGCAACTACGACTACATCACCCCCGCCGGAGGCGGCGGGCTGACGGTGCGCCCCGTGATCAAGGCGGATCGGGACTGCGCGAGCGTGGCGGCGGCCTCCGTCATCGCCAAGGTGGCCCGCGACACGCTCATGACACAGCTGCACGAAGACCTGCCCGCGTACCGCTGGGCGCGCAACAAGGGGTACGCGAGTCCCGACCATCGTGCCGCGATCAGCGAGCACGGGCTCAGCGCCCATCATCGGGCGTCGTGGGCGATCGCCGACGCGCCGACGCTCTTCTAG
- a CDS encoding DUF2469 family protein, producing MDDEVFEDYDRELELALYREYRDVVGQFQYVIETERRFYLANEVNVVRRDTEHDFYFEISMTDVWVWDIYRADRFVKAVRVLTFKDVNVEELTRRDFQLPEELSLDS from the coding sequence ATGGACGACGAGGTGTTCGAAGACTACGACCGCGAGCTCGAGCTCGCGCTGTACCGCGAGTATCGAGACGTGGTGGGACAGTTCCAGTACGTCATCGAGACGGAGCGGCGCTTCTACCTCGCGAACGAGGTGAACGTCGTCCGCCGCGACACGGAGCACGACTTCTACTTCGAGATCTCGATGACCGACGTGTGGGTGTGGGACATCTACCGGGCCGACCGCTTCGTCAAGGCGGTCCGCGTGCTGACCTTCAAGGACGTCAACGTCGAGGAGCTCACGCGCCGTGACTTCCAGCTGCCCGAGGAGCTCTCGCTCGACAGCTGA
- a CDS encoding YraN family protein: MADKDALGRAGEDRAARHMEAAGYTVLARNWRCREGEIDLVVASASELVVVEVKTRRGVGYGHPLLAVDTRKRRRMWRVAMAWIADHPSHAQGRRLRLDAVGIVGPDPRSGALEHLCDLDLM, encoded by the coding sequence ATGGCAGACAAAGACGCCCTGGGCAGAGCGGGCGAGGATCGGGCGGCGCGGCACATGGAGGCGGCGGGCTACACGGTGCTCGCCCGCAACTGGCGGTGCCGAGAGGGCGAGATCGACCTGGTGGTCGCGAGTGCCTCGGAGCTCGTCGTGGTCGAGGTCAAGACCCGCCGCGGCGTCGGGTACGGGCATCCTCTCCTCGCCGTCGACACCCGCAAGCGGCGGCGGATGTGGCGGGTGGCGATGGCGTGGATCGCCGATCATCCGAGCCATGCCCAGGGGCGCCGGCTGCGGCTGGACGCCGTCGGCATCGTCGGACCCGATCCGCGATCCGGTGCGCTGGAGCACCTGTGCGACCTGGATCTGATGTGA
- a CDS encoding YifB family Mg chelatase-like AAA ATPase, with amino-acid sequence MTARTWAVALTGAVGELVEVEADQSNQTPEFKIIGLADKALAESASRVHNACVNSGLELPRRRLTVNLSPANLPKHGSGFDLAVALASLATGIAFDAASLAATVHVGELGLDGRLRPVPGVLPAAVAAARAGFTRIVVPAANAAEAALVRGLEVTGAVCLAEVARLHGVDIEVPAQEPVTLEDAADDDDPRFELSDVIGQREAVEALVVAAAGGHHMSMCGPPGAGKTMLARRLPGILPDLDEHAALAVASIRSLAGRRVSSLTRVPPFEAPHHSASVAALVGGGSRVLRPGAIARASEGVLFLDEAGEFAASALDALRQPLETGTITIHRSGAVAEFPARCQLILATNPCPCGEYGLRGGRCECAPAAIRRYRGRLSGPLMDRIDIDLTLSRVVHVDAVGGAGPLSTAAARAQVAAARERAARRLSSTPWRHNAQVAGAWLREGPHAPRPIVRRALDAALQRGAITLRGFDRVLRVAWTIADLDGAPALEPAHIGRALFLKKGLLA; translated from the coding sequence GTGACGGCGCGCACCTGGGCCGTCGCCTTGACGGGGGCGGTGGGCGAGCTGGTCGAGGTCGAGGCTGACCAGTCCAACCAGACGCCCGAGTTCAAGATCATCGGCCTCGCCGACAAGGCGCTGGCAGAGTCCGCGAGCCGCGTGCACAACGCCTGCGTCAACAGCGGCCTGGAGCTGCCGCGGCGCAGGCTCACCGTCAACCTGTCGCCCGCGAATCTCCCCAAGCATGGCTCGGGCTTCGATCTCGCGGTGGCGCTCGCGTCGCTCGCGACCGGAATCGCCTTCGACGCGGCCTCGCTGGCCGCGACGGTGCATGTGGGCGAGCTCGGCCTCGACGGGAGGCTGCGGCCGGTGCCCGGCGTGCTGCCGGCCGCCGTCGCGGCTGCGCGCGCGGGATTCACCCGGATCGTCGTGCCGGCGGCCAACGCCGCCGAAGCGGCGCTCGTGCGCGGGCTGGAGGTCACTGGAGCGGTGTGCCTGGCCGAGGTGGCGCGCCTCCACGGTGTGGACATCGAGGTTCCGGCGCAGGAGCCGGTGACGCTGGAGGATGCGGCGGACGACGACGATCCCCGCTTCGAACTCAGCGATGTGATCGGCCAGCGAGAGGCTGTCGAGGCGCTCGTGGTGGCCGCCGCCGGCGGCCACCACATGTCGATGTGCGGACCTCCCGGCGCCGGCAAGACGATGCTCGCCCGACGGCTTCCGGGCATCCTGCCCGATCTCGATGAACATGCGGCGCTGGCCGTGGCCTCCATCCGGTCGCTGGCGGGCCGTCGCGTCTCGAGCCTCACACGTGTGCCGCCCTTCGAGGCGCCGCACCACAGCGCGAGTGTGGCGGCGCTCGTCGGCGGAGGATCGAGAGTGCTGCGACCGGGCGCGATCGCCCGCGCATCGGAGGGCGTGCTCTTCCTCGACGAAGCGGGGGAGTTCGCCGCGAGCGCCCTCGATGCGCTGCGTCAGCCGCTGGAGACGGGGACCATCACGATCCACCGGTCCGGCGCCGTCGCCGAGTTCCCCGCGCGATGCCAGCTGATCCTCGCGACCAACCCCTGCCCGTGCGGGGAGTACGGCCTGCGCGGCGGGCGGTGCGAGTGCGCGCCGGCGGCGATCCGCCGCTACCGCGGTCGCCTGTCGGGACCGCTGATGGATCGCATCGACATCGACCTCACGCTCTCGCGCGTCGTGCACGTCGACGCGGTCGGCGGCGCGGGGCCGCTCAGCACGGCGGCCGCCCGCGCACAGGTGGCGGCGGCGCGGGAACGGGCTGCGCGTCGGCTGTCATCGACTCCGTGGCGGCACAACGCCCAGGTGGCGGGGGCCTGGCTGCGCGAGGGCCCCCATGCGCCGCGGCCGATCGTGCGCCGCGCGCTGGATGCCGCCCTGCAGCGCGGCGCCATCACCCTCCGAGGCTTCGATCGCGTGCTGCGGGTCGCGTGGACGATCGCCGACCTCGACGGTGCCCCCGCGCTCGAGCCCGCGCACATCGGGCGGGCGCTCTTCCTGAAGAAGGGACTGCTGGCATGA
- the dprA gene encoding DNA-processing protein DprA, with the protein MTSLTLTAQAARRALEGVIPPGLDDEATLERFARAVWSSLAEPGDAVAGALVAALGAVGALRGLTGEHLLPAPSGIEGLDAGLSRWMPRLAAEPVEASLASARRSGVRLVTPGDAEWPEGLDDLGVHAPLALWARGDAQVLCRRPSTVAIVGARASTAYGDQVAVELAGELAADGVLIVSGGAYGIDGAAHRAALGSGGSTVAFLAGGVDRPYPSGNTHLLERVAGHGALVAELPCGAAPTKWRFLQRNRLIAAFAQATVVVEAGWRSGSLNTAGHAAQLSRGLGAVPGPITSATSAGTHRLLREYGAACITGAADVRELLGVRVGAPEAADPGERTADPERGRTDDATRVRDALSVRTPRSVEELARRSGMSYDGVSAVLGLLALDGSARRRPEGWMRAPSSPTR; encoded by the coding sequence ATGACCTCCCTCACCCTCACCGCCCAGGCGGCACGCCGTGCGCTCGAGGGCGTGATCCCACCCGGCTTGGACGACGAGGCGACGCTCGAGCGATTCGCGCGCGCCGTGTGGTCGTCGCTGGCCGAGCCCGGCGACGCGGTCGCCGGCGCGCTCGTCGCCGCTCTCGGGGCCGTCGGCGCGCTGCGGGGGCTCACCGGCGAGCACCTGCTCCCGGCGCCCTCGGGCATCGAGGGGCTCGACGCCGGACTCTCGCGCTGGATGCCGCGCCTCGCCGCTGAGCCGGTGGAGGCGTCGTTGGCGTCCGCGCGTCGATCCGGAGTGCGTCTGGTGACCCCGGGCGACGCCGAGTGGCCGGAGGGCCTGGACGATCTGGGCGTTCACGCTCCCCTCGCCCTCTGGGCGCGCGGGGATGCCCAGGTGCTGTGCCGCCGGCCATCGACCGTCGCGATCGTCGGTGCCCGCGCATCGACCGCGTACGGTGATCAGGTCGCGGTGGAGCTCGCGGGCGAGCTCGCCGCGGACGGAGTGCTGATCGTGTCCGGCGGTGCGTACGGCATCGACGGCGCCGCACATCGCGCCGCACTCGGCAGCGGAGGCTCGACTGTCGCGTTCCTCGCGGGCGGAGTGGATCGTCCGTACCCCTCCGGGAACACGCACCTGCTGGAGCGCGTCGCAGGGCACGGGGCGCTGGTGGCGGAGCTGCCGTGCGGTGCGGCGCCGACGAAGTGGCGCTTCCTCCAGCGCAATCGTCTCATCGCAGCGTTCGCCCAGGCCACGGTGGTGGTCGAAGCGGGTTGGCGCAGCGGGTCGCTGAACACCGCCGGCCATGCCGCGCAGCTCTCCCGGGGGCTCGGGGCGGTGCCCGGACCGATCACGAGCGCCACATCGGCGGGCACGCATCGGCTGCTGCGAGAGTACGGCGCCGCCTGCATCACCGGCGCCGCCGACGTGCGGGAGCTCCTCGGCGTGCGCGTGGGCGCACCGGAGGCCGCCGATCCCGGCGAGAGGACGGCGGATCCGGAGCGGGGCCGCACCGACGACGCGACGCGCGTGCGCGACGCGCTGAGCGTGCGCACCCCGCGCAGCGTCGAAGAGCTCGCTCGGAGAAGCGGCATGTCGTACGACGGAGTGAGCGCCGTGCTCGGACTGCTCGCGCTGGACGGTTCCGCCCGGAGGCGGCCCGAGGGGTGGATGCGCGCGCCGTCGTCACCGACCCGCTGA
- a CDS encoding tyrosine recombinase XerC has product MRLSAAIERYAGDLTSVRRLAPATVRAYRSDLSDLVRSVGERDVEDVSLDDLRDWLWGAAKRGDERSTLARRSASIRGFFRWALEEEIIAHDPSLRLVAPKRGRSLPTVAPAEALALALEEMAATAAEGDPIALRDHAAIELLYGSGIRVSELCGLDVGDIDHERRTLRVVGKGSKERVVPFGAPAARALDAYLVRARPVLCARSEQEGREALLLGARGRRWGVRAVYELAARTLAPIVGERAGPHALRHSAATHLLDGGADLRAVQEILGHASLGTTQIYTHVSSERLAAAYRLAHPRA; this is encoded by the coding sequence ATGCGCCTGTCCGCAGCGATCGAGCGATACGCGGGCGACCTCACCTCCGTGCGTCGCCTCGCGCCGGCGACGGTGCGCGCCTATCGGTCCGATCTGAGCGACCTGGTGAGGTCGGTCGGCGAGCGCGACGTCGAAGACGTGTCCTTGGACGACCTCCGCGACTGGCTCTGGGGGGCGGCCAAGCGCGGAGACGAGCGATCGACGTTGGCGCGGCGGTCGGCCTCGATCCGCGGGTTCTTCCGTTGGGCGCTCGAGGAGGAGATCATCGCGCACGATCCGAGTCTTCGCCTGGTCGCGCCCAAGCGCGGACGCTCCCTGCCGACCGTCGCTCCCGCCGAGGCGCTGGCGCTCGCCCTCGAAGAGATGGCGGCGACCGCCGCGGAGGGCGACCCGATCGCCCTGCGCGACCACGCCGCCATCGAACTGCTCTACGGCAGCGGCATCCGCGTCTCGGAGCTGTGCGGTCTGGACGTCGGCGACATCGATCACGAGCGGCGGACCCTGCGGGTCGTGGGAAAGGGGTCCAAGGAGCGCGTGGTGCCGTTCGGGGCGCCCGCAGCGCGTGCGCTGGACGCCTACCTCGTGCGGGCGCGCCCGGTGCTGTGCGCCCGCAGCGAGCAGGAGGGCCGAGAGGCACTCCTGCTCGGGGCTCGTGGGCGACGGTGGGGCGTGCGCGCGGTCTACGAGCTGGCAGCGCGCACCCTCGCACCGATCGTCGGGGAGCGGGCGGGGCCTCACGCGCTGCGCCATTCCGCCGCCACGCACCTGCTCGATGGCGGCGCCGACCTCCGCGCGGTGCAGGAGATCCTCGGGCACGCGAGCCTGGGCACCACGCAGATCTACACCCACGTCTCCAGCGAACGCCTCGCCGCGGCCTACCGCCTGGCCCATCCGCGGGCCTGA
- a CDS encoding murein hydrolase activator EnvC family protein, giving the protein MAIDRSTVPPTSRRRGAMCAVLAAALLVALSASAAGAVGREGRVAVSPLWQWPLDAFRLERPYVAPPDRYGAGHRGVDVRPVGSTRVTAPAAGVIAFAGPVADRSLVTIDHGGGLVTTLEPITPGLAVGELVAAGAPVGVVSAGGHVEEGSLHIGVRLHGEYINPLILLGAVPRAVLLPCCEPTER; this is encoded by the coding sequence ATGGCGATCGACCGATCCACCGTTCCCCCGACCTCGCGTCGCCGCGGCGCCATGTGCGCCGTCCTGGCCGCAGCCCTTCTCGTCGCGCTGTCCGCATCGGCCGCCGGCGCGGTCGGGCGCGAAGGCCGGGTGGCGGTCTCTCCGCTGTGGCAGTGGCCTCTCGACGCGTTCCGGCTGGAACGGCCCTACGTCGCCCCACCCGACCGCTACGGCGCCGGGCACCGGGGCGTGGATGTGCGCCCCGTGGGTTCCACGCGGGTGACCGCGCCCGCAGCAGGCGTGATCGCCTTCGCCGGGCCGGTCGCCGACCGCTCGCTCGTGACCATCGACCACGGCGGCGGACTGGTCACGACGTTGGAGCCGATCACCCCCGGCCTCGCGGTCGGCGAGCTCGTCGCCGCGGGCGCGCCGGTCGGCGTGGTGAGCGCGGGCGGCCACGTCGAAGAGGGGTCCCTCCACATCGGGGTGCGCCTGCACGGCGAGTACATCAACCCGCTGATCCTGCTGGGCGCCGTTCCACGGGCCGTGCTCCTCCCCTGCTGCGAGCCGACCGAGCGCTGA
- the rpsB gene encoding 30S ribosomal protein S2, translating to MAVVTIRQLLDSGVHFGHQTRRWNPKVKRFILTERSGIHIIDLQQSLSYIDKAYEFVKETVAHGGTILFVGTKKQAQEIIAEQATRVGQPYVNQRWLGGLLTNFQTVSKRLARMKELEELDFENPASTGLTKKELLLKKRELDKLHKSLGGIRNLQKTPSAIWVVDAKREHLAVNEASKLGIPVIGILDTNADPDEFQYPIPGNDDAIRSVSLLTRIIADAAAEGLIQRHQPADEAEAAEPLAEWERELLEQGTAEAPAADEAPAADAEVAAEAEVAEEAPAEAEVAVEAEAAPAADAE from the coding sequence ATGGCCGTCGTCACCATTCGCCAGCTGCTCGACAGCGGCGTCCACTTCGGACACCAGACCCGCCGCTGGAACCCGAAAGTCAAGCGCTTCATCCTCACCGAGCGCAGCGGCATCCACATCATCGACCTGCAGCAGTCGCTGTCGTACATCGACAAGGCCTACGAGTTCGTGAAGGAGACTGTCGCCCACGGCGGCACCATCCTCTTCGTCGGCACCAAGAAGCAGGCCCAGGAGATCATCGCCGAGCAGGCCACGCGCGTCGGCCAGCCCTATGTGAACCAGCGCTGGCTCGGTGGCCTCCTCACCAACTTCCAGACGGTGTCCAAGCGCCTCGCCCGTATGAAGGAGCTCGAGGAGCTCGACTTCGAGAACCCGGCCTCGACCGGTCTCACCAAGAAGGAGCTCCTCCTCAAGAAGCGCGAGCTCGACAAGCTCCACAAGTCGCTCGGCGGCATCCGCAACCTGCAGAAGACCCCGTCGGCCATCTGGGTCGTCGACGCCAAGCGCGAGCACCTCGCCGTCAACGAGGCGTCCAAGCTCGGCATCCCCGTCATCGGCATCCTCGACACCAACGCGGACCCGGACGAGTTCCAGTACCCGATCCCCGGCAACGACGACGCGATCCGCTCGGTGAGCCTGCTCACGCGCATCATCGCCGACGCCGCCGCTGAGGGCCTCATCCAGCGCCACCAGCCCGCCGACGAGGCCGAGGCCGCAGAGCCGCTGGCCGAGTGGGAGCGCGAGCTGCTCGAGCAGGGCACCGCCGAGGCGCCCGCCGCCGATGAGGCGCCCGCCGCCGACGCTGAGGTCGCCGCCGAGGCAGAGGTCGCCGAAGAGGCGCCCGCCGAGGCCGAGGTCGCCGTCGAGGCCGAGGCTGCTCCCGCAGCCGACGCCGAGTAA
- the tsf gene encoding translation elongation factor Ts, whose amino-acid sequence MANFTIADIKALREQLGTGMVDTKKALEEADGDLEKAVEILRLKGAKGNAKRADRSTSEGLVAAKEVDGKVTILELNTETDFVAKNDRFIALADKVLDAAAAAAANSAEEALAAPAGAQTVAELISDEAAIIGEKVELRRVSTLSGDAFEIYLHKTSKDLPPQVGVVLAYSGDDAETARSIAQHISFANPSYLTRDEVPEAEVEKEREIVTEISRNEGKPEAALPKIVEGRVNAFFKQVSLLDQDYAKDNKVSVAKVAADAGLTLTGFARFKVGA is encoded by the coding sequence ATGGCAAACTTCACGATCGCCGACATCAAGGCGCTGCGCGAGCAGCTCGGCACGGGAATGGTCGACACCAAGAAGGCGCTCGAGGAGGCCGACGGCGACCTCGAGAAGGCTGTTGAGATCCTGCGCCTGAAGGGCGCGAAGGGCAACGCCAAGCGCGCCGACCGCTCCACCAGCGAAGGACTCGTCGCGGCCAAGGAGGTCGACGGCAAGGTCACGATCCTCGAGCTCAACACCGAGACCGACTTCGTGGCGAAGAACGACCGCTTCATCGCGCTCGCCGACAAGGTCCTCGACGCCGCCGCGGCCGCCGCCGCGAACTCGGCCGAAGAGGCGCTCGCCGCCCCCGCCGGCGCGCAGACCGTCGCCGAGCTCATCTCGGACGAGGCCGCGATCATCGGCGAGAAGGTCGAGCTGCGTCGCGTGAGCACGCTGTCGGGCGACGCGTTCGAGATCTACCTGCACAAGACGAGCAAGGACCTCCCGCCGCAGGTCGGCGTGGTCCTCGCCTACTCGGGCGACGACGCCGAGACGGCGCGCAGCATCGCGCAGCACATCTCGTTCGCCAACCCGTCGTACCTCACGCGCGACGAGGTCCCCGAGGCCGAGGTCGAGAAGGAGCGCGAGATCGTCACGGAGATCTCCCGCAACGAGGGCAAGCCCGAGGCCGCCCTGCCGAAGATCGTCGAGGGCCGTGTCAACGCGTTCTTCAAGCAGGTCTCCCTGCTCGACCAGGACTACGCCAAGGACAACAAGGTGTCGGTGGCCAAGGTCGCCGCGGACGCCGGTCTGACCCTCACGGGCTTCGCCCGCTTCAAGGTCGGCGCGTAA
- the pyrH gene encoding UMP kinase, giving the protein MITEATGRRRVLLKLSGEAFGGGQLGVNPDVVGQIAREIAAAVDRVEIAIVVGGGNFFRGAELSQRGMDRGRADYMGMLGTVMNALALQDFLEQAGAATRVQSAISMTQVAEPYIPRRAERHMEKGRVVIFGAGAGLPYFSTDTVAAQRALEIDAQEVLVAKNGVDGVYTADPKKDPAATKIDRITYLDALQRGLKVVDSTAFSLCMDNSMDMRVFGMEPAGNVTRALLGESIGTLVTA; this is encoded by the coding sequence GTGATCACTGAAGCCACCGGACGCCGTCGCGTCCTTCTCAAGCTGTCCGGCGAGGCGTTCGGCGGGGGACAGCTGGGGGTCAATCCCGACGTCGTCGGCCAGATCGCCCGGGAGATCGCAGCAGCCGTCGACCGGGTCGAGATCGCCATCGTGGTCGGCGGCGGAAACTTCTTCCGCGGCGCCGAGCTCAGCCAGCGCGGCATGGACCGTGGCCGGGCCGACTACATGGGGATGCTCGGCACGGTGATGAACGCGCTCGCGCTGCAGGACTTCCTGGAGCAGGCCGGCGCCGCGACGCGCGTGCAGTCCGCCATCTCCATGACCCAGGTCGCCGAGCCGTATATCCCCCGGCGCGCCGAGCGCCACATGGAGAAGGGCCGCGTCGTGATCTTCGGCGCCGGCGCCGGGCTGCCGTACTTCTCGACCGACACGGTCGCCGCCCAGCGCGCCCTGGAGATCGATGCGCAGGAGGTCCTCGTGGCCAAGAACGGCGTCGACGGCGTGTACACCGCCGATCCCAAGAAGGATCCGGCTGCGACGAAGATCGATCGGATCACCTACCTCGACGCGCTCCAGCGGGGACTCAAGGTGGTCGACTCGACCGCCTTCAGCCTGTGCATGGACAACAGCATGGACATGCGGGTGTTCGGCATGGAGCCGGCCGGCAACGTCACCCGGGCCCTCCTGGGCGAGTCGATCGGCACGCTTGTCACGGCGTGA
- the frr gene encoding ribosome recycling factor: protein MIADVLADAGARMDRAVEAAKEDFATVRTGRANPQLFQKVLVDYYGSPTPLAQLASINNPEARTLIVTPYDKSALKAIEQAIRDIPNLGANPTNDGNLVRVTMPELTEERRKEYVKIVRTKGEDAKVHVRGLRRKAKDDLDSLKSEIGEDEIARGEKELDALTRSHVDAIDDALKRKEAELLEV from the coding sequence GTGATCGCGGACGTCTTGGCCGATGCCGGAGCGCGCATGGACCGCGCCGTCGAGGCTGCGAAGGAGGACTTCGCGACCGTGCGCACCGGTCGGGCGAACCCTCAGCTGTTCCAGAAGGTGCTCGTCGACTACTACGGCAGCCCCACCCCGCTGGCGCAGCTGGCCTCGATCAACAACCCCGAGGCCCGCACCCTGATCGTCACGCCCTACGACAAGTCAGCGCTGAAGGCGATCGAGCAGGCCATCCGCGACATCCCGAACCTCGGTGCCAATCCCACCAACGACGGCAACCTCGTCCGCGTGACGATGCCCGAGCTGACCGAGGAGCGCCGCAAGGAGTATGTCAAGATCGTGCGCACCAAGGGTGAAGACGCGAAGGTGCACGTGCGCGGTCTGCGCCGCAAGGCCAAGGACGACCTCGACTCCCTCAAGAGCGAGATCGGCGAGGATGAGATCGCCCGCGGCGAGAAGGAACTCGACGCCCTCACGCGGTCGCACGTCGACGCGATCGACGACGCGCTCAAGCGCAAAGAGGCAGAGCTGCTCGAGGTCTGA